GTCGCGTCCGCGATCTCGCTCCCTACATCGGCCAGCAGGTCGAAGCCAAGATCATCGAGCTCGACAAGAACCGCAACAACGTGGTCCTGTCGCGCCGTGCCTGGCTCGAGCAGACCCAGTCGGCCGTCCGTCACGACTTCCTGCAGACCCTGCAGAAGGGCCAGGTCCGTCCTGGTGTCGTGTCCTCCATCGTCAACTTCGGTGCGTTCGTCGACCTCGGTGGTGTCGACGGACTCGTCCACGTCTCCGAACTGTCCTGGAAGCACATCGATCACCCGGGTGAGGTCGTCACCGTTGGTGACGAGGTCACCGTCGAGGTCCTCGATGTCGACATGGACCGTGAGCGCGTTTCGCTGTCGCTCAAGGCCACCCAGGAAGATCCTTGGCAGCACTTCGCTCGCACGCACGTCATCGGACAGATCGTGCCGGGCAAGGTCACCAAGCTCGTTCCGTTCGGTGCATTCGTGCGCGTCGAAGACGGCATCGAAGGCCTCGTCCACATCTCCGAGCTGGCCGTGCGCCACGTGGATCTGCCCGAGCAGGTCGTCTCGGTCGACGAGACCATCTACGTCAAGGTCATCGACATCGACCTCGAACGCCGCCGCATCTCGCTGTCGCTGAAGCAGGCGAACGAAGGCGTCGACCCCGAGGCCGAAGAGTTCCTCGACCCGGCTCTCTACGGCATGCCGCAGGAGTACGACGAGGACGGCAACTACAAGTACCCCGAGGGCTTCGACCCCGAGACCAACGAATGGGTCGAGGGCTACGAGGCTCAGCGCGAAACCTGGGAGCAGCAGTACGCCGCCGCTCAGGAACGCTGGGAAGAGCACAAGAAGCAGGTCGCCAAGGCCATCGCAGCGGACGCCGAGGCTTCCGCAGCCGATGCCGTCGGTTCTGCCGACGCCGCTCCGGCCACCGGATCGTTCTCCTCCGAAGAGGCGAGCGACGAGGGCACCCTGGCCAGCGACGAAGCTCTCGCAGCCCTGCGTGAGAAGCTTGCAGGCAGCTGATAGCAGCCACCACTTGGGCTCCCGGTCGGAAGGCCGGGAGCCCTTTGTGTATGCCCCCACGCCTCGAGCGTGCCTGCGCCCCTGGCTGTGGTACACCGTCATCCTCTGCGTCGGCAGCCTGACCGTCTTCGGCTCCGTCGCCGCGGACCCGGGCGGCAGCGTCGTCGCCTCGAACGACGACACGTCCCTGTTCATCTGGTGGCTCGGACACGGCGCTCAAGTGCTCGCCGAGGCCCTCGGGTTCGGGCCGGGACAGACGGGCAGCCTGCTGTTTACGGAATCGATGAACACCCTCGGCGGGGGAGTCAACGGCGCGTGGAACACCTCTCTGGCCGGCTTCGCGATCCTGCTTGCTCCCGTGACCTGGTTGGCAGGACCCATTGTGAGCTACAACCTGCTCATCCTCGCCTTCCCGGTGTTGGGCAGCCTCGCCACGGCGGTGCTGTTCCGCCGCTTCCTCGACCGTGTGCCCGCATTCATCGCCGCCGGCGGGGTAGGCTTCTCCAGCTATGTCATCGCCCAACTCGGCGGACACCCGAACCTCGGCTATATCGTCACCCCGCCGCTGACCGCCTGGGTGATCCTCGCTCTCCTCGACCTCGGACGGACCACGACCCCACACGGCCGCTCACTGCTGCGCCGCCGCCGGCTCTGGCTGCTCGGCGGAGGTTTCGGGGTCCTCCTCGGCTTCCAGTTCTACGTCTCCACCGAAGTCCTGGCCGGAACATTCCTCGCCGCACTGTGCTTTCTGGCAAGCCTCGCCGTCTTCGGCCGACGCCTCTTCGGCGCTCGGCCCTGGCTGGCTCTCGGTCTCGGCTCCGCCATCGCCGGGATCATCGCACTCCTGTGCGCGATCCCGCTGCTGGTGACGATGACCGGCCCGAACGCCCCCTCCGGCGCCATCCGCCCGCACGGAGTGTGGAACACGGACCTGCTCGACCCGTTCCTGCCCGCGGCCCCGGCCTGGCTGAGCTTCGGAGTGTCCCCGCTGCCACGGATCATGGACATCGACCCCGCCGAACTCGGAGCCTACGTCGGCGCACCCGCCCTCGCGGCGGCCGTGCTCATCGTCATCGGCCTCGGACGCCGATCCGCGCACGCAGCTCCGGTGCGCATCGCAGGCGCGACCGGTCTCCTCGTCTTCCTGCTGGCGCTGGGGTCCCCGGTCCTCCTGGGCGGTCGCGTATTCGTCGATACCGGCCCGTTCGCCCTCATCGAAGCGATTCCCGTACTCAACAACATCCTGCCCATGCGCCTCGTCCTCCACACGACGATCGCGTTGTTCGCGGTACTGGGAATCGGCGTCCAATGGGCACTGAAGCACCGCAGGCTGCGGCGCGCCCGCGCCCTCCTCATCCTGCTCGTCCTCGCCGCCGTGGCCGTCATCCCCGGTCCGCAGACCGCACACGAAGTCACCGTTCCCGCCTTCTATACCGAATCCATCGCCGAGGTGGTCCCCGCCGGATCCGTCGTCAAGACCTTTCCCCGCCCGCTGGCATGGGCCGAGCCCCACGCCGACGAAGCCATGGTGTGGCAGTCGGTCAGCGGATTCCGCTATCGAGAGACCGGCGGCTATTTCATCGGGTCGAGCCCGGAATCGCCGGTGACCTATTCCGCTCCCGAGGACGCCCTCGACGAACTGCTGCACGGGTCCGTCTTCGACGGGGAGCCCATGCCGGACGCCGACAGTCCGGAAGTCGCCTCGGCGATCGCCGATCTGCGGGAATCCGGAGTCGACTTCATCGTCCTCGCCCCCGAAGCGCCGCTTCTGCCGGGAGGCGAGGGAGAGTACGCGGAATTCCTCGATACCGCCGTCGGCGATCCGATATTCACCGACGAGGGAGTGCGGGTCTACCGACTGGATCAGTAGGATGAACCCATGCTGAGAATCGGTCTCACCGGCGGAATCGGCGCCGGAAAGTCAACGGTGTCCGCAATGCTCGTCGAACACGGGGCAGTGCTCGTCGACGCAGACAAGATCGCCCGCGAAGTCGTCGAACCCGGACAGCCTCTGCTCGAGAGACTGGCAGAGGTCTTCGGGTCGCAGGTGCTGCACACCGACGGCTCGCTCGACCGAGCGGCGCTGGCGTCGGCAGCCTTCGTCGATTCCGAACACACGGCACAGCTCAACGGGCTCATGCATCCGGCGATCCGCGACCGCACCGCTGAGCACTTCGCCGAGCATTCCGACACCGAGATCGTCGTCCACGACGTGCCGCTGCTCGTCGAGAACTCCATGACACCGGCCTACCACCTCAACCTCCTCGTCGACGTGCCCGCCGAGGTGCGGCTGCAGCGGCTCATGGACTCCCGCGGAATGGACCGCGATGATGCCGCCGCACGGATCTCCCGCCAAGCCGATGACGAAACGCGACGAGCGGCCTGTGACGTCATCATCGACAACTCCGGTGAGGTGGAGGAGACGAAGGCCGCGGTCGCCCGTCTCATCGAATTGCGGATCCGTCCTTTCGCCGCCAATCTCGCGGCCGGGCAGCGAGCACCGAAGGCTGCCCTCGAACTCATCGACCCCGCGGACGCGGACTGGGCAGGAGATGCACAGCGAGTGCTCGCAAAGCTGAGGCACGGCACCGGCGACGAGTTCGCCATCGAGCACATCGGCTCCACCTCGGTGCCGGGGCTGCCCGCCAAGGACGTCATCGACCTGCAGCTCCTCGTCCCCGACCTCACCGCAGCCCGGGAGCTGGTACCGCGCCTGGCCGAGCTCGGGTATCCCGGTGCAGAATTGAGCGACCACCTCGGTGAAGGCGGAACAGAGCCGAAATGGTTCCACGCGAACACAGACCCGGGTCGGGCAGTCAATCTTCATGTGCGCACGACGGATTCCGTCGGTGCGCGCTTCGCCCGCACATTCCGGGACCTGCTCACCGAGGACACAGGGGAGCGGGACCGCTACCTGCAGGTCAAGCGCGAACTCATGGCCGAAGCTGAGACGGCGGGCGGGACGAACGCAGAGTCGATACGAAAATATGCGGAGTCGAAGGAACCCTACTTCCTCGAGATGCGTCGCAGGCTCGTCCCCGACAGCTTCGACTGACGCGGTGTCACACGGCTGCAGGCACGTCGCCGCCGATGTCGTACCGGCTCCGGCCTGCCCAATGTCAGGGGCGGGGGCTAGGGTTGGACTATGAGCTCAGAACGCCCCCTGCCAGCGATCGGCCACCGCCCCGACGTCACCCGCGAAGTGGCGCCCTTCGAGGTTGTTTCCGAGTACTCGCCCTCCGGTGATCAGCCGACGGCGATCAAGGAGATCTCCGACCGGCTCGACGCGGGAGAGCGGGACATCGTCCTCCTCGGCGCCACCGGTACGGGAAAGTCGGCGACGACGGCCTGGCTCATCGAACAGGTGCAGAGACCGACGCTGATCATGGCACCGAACAAGACCCTGGCCGCGCAGCTGGCCAACGAGTTCCGACAGCTGCTGCCCAACAACGCCGTCGAGTACTTCGTCTCGTACTACGACTATTACCAACCGGAAGCCTATGTGCCTCAGACGGACACGTTCATCGAGAAGGACTCCTCGATCAACGACGAAGTCGAACGTCTGCGGCACTCGGCCACGAACTCGCTGCTGACCAGGCGTGATGTCGTCGTGGTCTCGACCGTGTCGTGCATCTACGGTCTCGGCACACCGGAGGAGTACGTCGACCGGATGGTCACCCTCCACAAAGGCGACGAATGCGACCGGGATGAACTGCTCAAACGCTTCGTATCCATGCAGTACGCCCGCAATGACATGGCCTTCACCCGCGGCACCTTCCGCGTCCGCGGAGACACCGTCGAGATCATCCCGCAGTACGAGGAGCTCGCGCTGCGCATCGAATTCTTCGGCGACGAGATCGAATCGCTGCAGACCCTCCACCCGCTGACCGGTGAGATCGTCCGCGACGAGGACACCATCCACGTGTTCCCGGCCAGCCACTACGTCGCCGGAGAGAACCGGATGGCCACCGCGATCAGCGGGATCGAGGAGGAGCTGCAGAAGCGGCTGAGCGAGTTCGAGACGCAGAACAAGCTGCTCGAAGCCCAGCGGCTGAAGATGCGCACCACATATGACCTCGAGATGATGGAATCGATGGGCTTCACCTCCGGCATCGAGAACTACTCCCGGCACATCGACGGCCGCGCCCCCGGATCGGCACCGAACTGTCTGCTCGACTACTTCCCCGAGGACTTCCTCCTCGTCATCGACGAATCCCATGTCACGGTCCCGCAGATCGGCGGCATGTACGAAGGCGATATGTCGCGCAAGCGCACCCTCGTCGAACACGGATTCCGCCTGCCCAGCGCCATGGACAACCGGCCGCTGAAGTTCGACGAATTCCGGGAGCGGGTGGGACAGAGCGTGTACCTGTCCGCCACGCCCGGCAACTTCGAACTCGGCAACGCCAACGGCTTCGTCCAGCAGATCATCCGTCCCACCGGCCTCGTCGACCCAGAGATCAAGGTCAAACCGACGAAGGGACAGATCGACGACCTACTCGATGAGATCAAGACACGCGTCGATGCGAACGAGCGTGTGCTCGTGACGACTCTGACGAAGAAGATGGCCGAAGACCTCACCGACTACCTGCTCGAACACGACATCCGCGTCCAGTACCTCCACTCAGATGTCGACACGCTGCGACGTGTGGAGCTGCTCACAGAGCTGCGCGCCGGTGAGTTCGATGTGCTCGTCGGCATCAACCTGCTGCGCGAGGGCCTCGACCTACCAGAAGTCTCCCTCGTAGCGATCCTCGACGCCGACAAAGAAGGCTTCCTCCGGTCATCGACATCGCTCATCCAGACGATCGGACGTGCCGCCCGTAACCTCAACGGCCAAGTGCACATGTACGCCGATACGATCACGGACTCGATGCGCACCGCCATCGACGAGACCGACCGCAGACGCGCCATCCAGATCGCCTTCAACGAAGAGCACGGAATCGACCCGGCCCCGCTGGTCAAGCGGATCGCAGACATCACCGAACGTCTGCAGCGAGAGGACGAGGACACTCGAGAGCTGCTCACCGAATTCGACTACGGCAAGGGCAAGCGCGGCTACAACTCGACTCTGACCGACGAACAGCGAGAAGCCGCCGGCAAACCCGGCTCGCTGCGTCCGCCGGCAGCCGACCTCACCGAGCTCATCGAATCGCTGACTTCGCAGATGCATTCGGCGGCCGCAGAGCTGCAGTTCGAGCTCGCCGCACGTCTGCGCGATGAACTCTCAGACCTCAAGCAGGAGCTGCGCCAGATGAAGGAGGCCGGTCACGCCTGAGCCGCACCGGTGACGCGCGAGTGATGCTCGCATGTTTATACTGGTGTGCTGGCGAAAGGGAGTATCCCGTCCATCCGCGGTCGTCACCACGACCCTTCAAAGGGTCCGGACGCGGAGCGCACGCAGATTCACCGCGTGGGAGAGACTTTCGACACGGATACATCCTGTTCACCACGAAAGGCATCCATGGATATTCTGTCCTCCACGCTCGCAGCCGGCGGCAACGCCGCTGCAGCGAGCGAATCTCCGATTCCCGTATGGTTCATGATCACCTCGGGAATCATCGTCGTTGCGATCCTCGTCTTCGACCTTCTCCTGGTCATCAAGCGACCACACACCCCGTCGATGCGGGAGGCGAGCATCTGGGTCGCCTTCTACGTCGCCCTGGCTCTTGTCTTCGCCGGTGCGCTCTTCGCCATCGGCGACGCCCAGCATGGCAGCGAATTCCTCACCGGCTGGCTGCTCGAATACTCGTTGAGCATCGACAACCTGTTCGTCTTCATCATCATCATGGGCAGCTTCTCGGTACCGCGTAAGTACCAGCAGGAAGTGCTCATGGTCGGCATCATCATCGCCATCGTCTTCCGCGGCATCTTCATCGTCGCGGGTGCGGCGATCATCAGCGCCTTCGTCGAAGTCTTCTTCGTCTTCGGCATCTTCCTCCTCGTCGTCGCCTACCGGCAGGCATTCAGCTCCGAAGACGAAGGCGACGGCGAAAACGGCCTCATTCGGTTCCTGCGGAAGCGGATCAACGTCGTCGACGAATACCATGGCAACAAGCTGCGTGTGGTTCTCGACGACAACAAGACCTACTGGACCCCGATGTTCATCGTGTTCATCGCCATCGGCTCGACCGATGTGATGTTCGCGCTCGACTCGATCCCGGCGATCTTCGGCGTCACCCAGAACGCGTTCCTCGTGTTCACCGCGAACGTGTTCGCCCTCATGGGACTGCGTCAGCTGTACTTCCTGCTCGGAGGACTCGTCGACAAGCTCGTCTACCTCCACTACGGAATCGCTGCGATCCTCGCCTTCATCGGCGTCAAGCTCGTCATCCACGCTCTGCACTCGAGCGATTGGGAGTTCCTCTCGTGGGGCCATTCGATCCCCGAAGTGCCGACGTGGCTGTCCCTGACGGTCATCGTCCTGGCAATGGTGGTGGCCACGGTCGCCTCACTGATCAAGATGAAGAAGGACGGAATCTCCTTCAAGGACATCAGAGCAGAACAGTCCGACGAGTCCGAAGAGGCCTGAGCCGACCGGACCCGGACGTGCCGAGACCGCCTCGGTGTCGGCACAGAACGGGCGGGGTCCGTCTCGATCACTCGAGACGGACCCCGCCCGTGTCAGTTCGGTCCGGGCAGACCCGGACCGGCAGGAAGGCGCTCAGCCCTGTGCGAAGGGCCCGAACACGGGAGTCCACTCGCGGATGTCCGTCTTCTCGATGACACCGAGCGACGCATAGGGGTCGGCAGCCAGGTGACCTTCGACCTCCGCATGGTCGGCGGCGCTGAGGATGAGCAGTCCTCCCGGCTGCGGATCATCGTCCAAGGGACCGGATGCGAGAATCGTCCCGGCCTCATTCATCTCCGCCTGCCATTGACGGTGAGCAGGGCGGTGCTCCATCCGCGTATCGGTATCAGGTCCGTAGTGGTAGGTGACGGCGAAGACCGGCATATGTGACTCCTTGGTGTCGAGCAATAGGATGGAACCAGTCTAATCGGAAAGGTCTGTGCATCAGCGTGGCCAGATTGCAGGAGATCCCAGCGGAATTCGCCGACGACGACACGATCTACGAGTCGTTCGGCGAATACTGCCAAGAGATCGGAGTGGAGCCGTACCCGGCTCAGGACGAGGCGTTCCTCACGATCCTCGCAGGCGACAATACGATCATGGCGACCCCGACCGGTTCGGGGAAGTCACTCGTCGCTCTCTTCGCCCTCTACCAGTCCTTCACGCGCGGGATCCGGTCCTATTACACGGCCCCGCTCAAGGCCCTCGTGAGCGAGAAGTTCTTCTCCCTCATCAACGCCTTCGGCGCCGAGAACGTCGGCATGATCACCGGTGACTCCACTGTCAACCCGGATGCCCCCGTCATCTGCGCCACGGCAGAGATCCTGGCCAACCAGGCACTGCGCGAAGGCGGAATGCTCGACGCCGGAATGGTCGTCATGGACGAGTTCCACTATGTCGCCGACCCCTCCCGAGGCTGGGCCTGGCAGGTGCCGCTCCTCGAGATGCCGCAGACCCAGTTCGTCCTCATGTCAGCCACCTTGGGCGACACCACCGACATCCGACGCACCATGACGGAGACGACCGGACGCGATTCCTCCGTGGTCACCTCGGCGACCAGGCCCGTCCCGCTCGACTTTGAATATTCGACGGAGACGCTCTCGGACACTCTGCGCGGACTCGTCCGCAGCGACAAAGCGCCGGTCTACGTCGTCTCCTACTCCCAGAACGGAGCCATCGACCTCGCCACCAACCTGCTCTCGGTCGACCTCGCCTCCAAAGAACAGAAGGCCGCGATCGCCGCTGCCATCAAGGGCTTCACCTTCGGCAAGGGATTCGGGCAGAGTCTGCGCAAGCTGCTGTTGCACGGCGTCGGCGTCCACCACGCCGGAATGCTGCCGAAGTACCGCCGGCTCATCGAACAGCTCGCCCTCAAAGGACTGCTGCTCGTCATCTCCGGCACCGACACCCTCGGCGTGGGCATCAACGTGCCCATCCGCTCTGTGCTCCTGACCGGACTGACGAAATTCGACGGACGGAAGATGCGCAGACTCAGCGTCCGCGAATTCCAGCAGCTCGCCGGGCGTGCCGGCCGCGCCGGATTCGATACGCGCGGGTACGTCATCGCTCAAGCCCCCGAACACGTCATCGACAACCTCAAGGCCGAGGCGAAGGCTGCGAACGATGACAAGAAGAAAAAGAAGAAGGTCAAGAAGAAGGCCGCCCCGGTCGGCTTCGTCGGCTGGTCCGAGGAGACGTTCACAAAACTCATCGAGGGCGAATCCGAGACCCTGCGACCGCGGATGAAGATCGACCATTCGACGATCCTCAACCTCGTCGCCCGCCCCGGCTCCGATGTGTCGACCATCAGCGCGTTCATCGACAAGACACATGAGACAAGGGAGCGCCGGCTCGACCTCAAACTCACCGCGATCAGCATCGGACGCTCCCTCATCGACGCCGGCCTCATCGAGGTCCGTGGCAGCGAACTCGTCGCCACCCAGGACCTCGGCCCCCAGTTCGCGCTCAACCAGCCGCTGGCGCCCTTCGTCCTCGCCGCGCTCGAGCTTCTCGACGAGAACGACGACACGTACGCCCTGGACGTCGTCTCCATCGTCGAGGCGACCACCCCGGTGCCGTTCCAGATCCTCAAGGGCCAACTCGACCGGATCAAGGGAGAGACCCTGGCCGAGCTCAAGGCCGAAGGCGTCGAATACGCCGAACGTATGGCGATCCTCGACGAGATCGAAAGCCCCGCACCCCTGGCCGAGTTGCTCGACCCGGCGTTCGACCATTTCGTCGAGACTCATCCCTGGCTGCACCGAGGCGGCTTCGAGCCCAAATCCGTCGTCCGCGACATGCTCGAGCAGGCCATGGGCTTCACCCAGTTCGTCGGCTACTACAGTCTCGCCCGGGCCGAGGGCAGCCTGCTGCGCTACCTCACCGACGTCTACCGCGCACTGCTCCACAACGTCCCCGCGGAGAACCGGACCGAGGAACTCGAGACCATCATCGAATGGCTGGGTGAGACCATCGCCCGGACGGATTCGTCGCTGCTGGACGAATGGCGGACGCTGCAGGGACTCGACCCCACCGAACACGCCGACGATCTGCCGGCGCTGGACCGTCGCTTCTCCGAGAACACGAAGGTCTTCACCGCGGAGATCCGCAATGCCCTGTTCCACCGAGTGCTGCTGGCCGAACGCGCGAACTACACGGAGCTCGGCCGCCTCGACGCCGAATCCGGATTCGACTCCCGGGCCTGGGAGGACGCGATCGAGGACTTCTACGACGAATACGGAGAGCTGCACGTCGACCAGAAGGCCCGCGGACGGGAATATATCGACATCACACCCGGTTCCCACACTTGGAACGTCCGACAGGTCCTCGCCGATCCCGACGACAACAGGGACTGGGCCATCGACGCTGAGGTGGACGTGGCCGCCAGCGACGAATCCGGCGATATCGTTCTGCGCATCCTCTCGGTCGGAGAGATCGGCAGATGAGCCTTGGAACCGCTGGGAATACACCAATGTCAGTGCCGAGTAATACAGTGGTCAGGTGATGAAAACCAATAACGGTGAGCAAGTGACAGGCGTCTCCCATCTGGACACCCTGTGGGTCAAGGGCGCACGAGCACACAACCTCAAGAGCGTCGAGATCACGCTGCCGCGCGACTCGACGGTCGTGTTCACCGGCTTGTCCGGTTCCGGTAAATCCTCGTTGGCCTTCGACACGATCTTCGCCGAGGGGCAGCGACGCTACGTCGAATCCCTGTCCTCCTATGCCCGGATGTTCCTCGGGCAGATGGACAAACCCGACGTCGACTTCATCGAGGGACTCTCTCCGGCGGTGTCGATCGACCAGAAGTCGACTTCGCGCAACCCGCGTTCGACCGTCGGCACGATCACCGAGGTCTATGACTTCCTCCGCCTGCTGTGGGCGCGGATCGGCACTCCGCACTGCCCCGTCTGCGGTGAGGTCATCACGCAGCAGACCCCGCAGCAGATCGTCGACCAGCTTCTCGAACTCGAGGAGCGCACGAAGTTCCTCGTCCTCGCACCAGTCGTCCGCTCCCGCAAGGGCGAATTCGTCGACCTCTTCACCGACCTGCAGTCCAAGGGATTCTCCCGAGCCATCGTCGACGGTGAGCAGATCAGCCTGAGCGAACCGCCCACCCTGGAGAAACAGTACAAGCACACGATCTCCGTGGTCGTCGACCGCCTCGTGGCCAAATCCGGACTGCGCCCGCGCCTGACCGACTCCGTCGAGACCGCGCTGGGACTGGCCGACGGTCGCATCGACATCGAACTCGTCGACGAGGGTACGACCCGCACCTTCTCCGAACACATGTCGTGCCCGAACGAGCACCCGCTGGCGATCGACGAGATCGAACCGCGCTCGTTCTCCTTCAACTCGCCCTTCGGTGCCTGCCCCACCTGCGACGGCATCGGCACCCGTCTGCAGGTCGACGAAGACCTCGTCGT
Above is a window of Brevibacterium siliguriense DNA encoding:
- a CDS encoding TerC family protein, which encodes MDILSSTLAAGGNAAAASESPIPVWFMITSGIIVVAILVFDLLLVIKRPHTPSMREASIWVAFYVALALVFAGALFAIGDAQHGSEFLTGWLLEYSLSIDNLFVFIIIMGSFSVPRKYQQEVLMVGIIIAIVFRGIFIVAGAAIISAFVEVFFVFGIFLLVVAYRQAFSSEDEGDGENGLIRFLRKRINVVDEYHGNKLRVVLDDNKTYWTPMFIVFIAIGSTDVMFALDSIPAIFGVTQNAFLVFTANVFALMGLRQLYFLLGGLVDKLVYLHYGIAAILAFIGVKLVIHALHSSDWEFLSWGHSIPEVPTWLSLTVIVLAMVVATVASLIKMKKDGISFKDIRAEQSDESEEA
- the uvrB gene encoding excinuclease ABC subunit UvrB, translating into MSSERPLPAIGHRPDVTREVAPFEVVSEYSPSGDQPTAIKEISDRLDAGERDIVLLGATGTGKSATTAWLIEQVQRPTLIMAPNKTLAAQLANEFRQLLPNNAVEYFVSYYDYYQPEAYVPQTDTFIEKDSSINDEVERLRHSATNSLLTRRDVVVVSTVSCIYGLGTPEEYVDRMVTLHKGDECDRDELLKRFVSMQYARNDMAFTRGTFRVRGDTVEIIPQYEELALRIEFFGDEIESLQTLHPLTGEIVRDEDTIHVFPASHYVAGENRMATAISGIEEELQKRLSEFETQNKLLEAQRLKMRTTYDLEMMESMGFTSGIENYSRHIDGRAPGSAPNCLLDYFPEDFLLVIDESHVTVPQIGGMYEGDMSRKRTLVEHGFRLPSAMDNRPLKFDEFRERVGQSVYLSATPGNFELGNANGFVQQIIRPTGLVDPEIKVKPTKGQIDDLLDEIKTRVDANERVLVTTLTKKMAEDLTDYLLEHDIRVQYLHSDVDTLRRVELLTELRAGEFDVLVGINLLREGLDLPEVSLVAILDADKEGFLRSSTSLIQTIGRAARNLNGQVHMYADTITDSMRTAIDETDRRRAIQIAFNEEHGIDPAPLVKRIADITERLQREDEDTRELLTEFDYGKGKRGYNSTLTDEQREAAGKPGSLRPPAADLTELIESLTSQMHSAAAELQFELAARLRDELSDLKQELRQMKEAGHA
- a CDS encoding DEAD/DEAH box helicase, which gives rise to MARLQEIPAEFADDDTIYESFGEYCQEIGVEPYPAQDEAFLTILAGDNTIMATPTGSGKSLVALFALYQSFTRGIRSYYTAPLKALVSEKFFSLINAFGAENVGMITGDSTVNPDAPVICATAEILANQALREGGMLDAGMVVMDEFHYVADPSRGWAWQVPLLEMPQTQFVLMSATLGDTTDIRRTMTETTGRDSSVVTSATRPVPLDFEYSTETLSDTLRGLVRSDKAPVYVVSYSQNGAIDLATNLLSVDLASKEQKAAIAAAIKGFTFGKGFGQSLRKLLLHGVGVHHAGMLPKYRRLIEQLALKGLLLVISGTDTLGVGINVPIRSVLLTGLTKFDGRKMRRLSVREFQQLAGRAGRAGFDTRGYVIAQAPEHVIDNLKAEAKAANDDKKKKKKVKKKAAPVGFVGWSEETFTKLIEGESETLRPRMKIDHSTILNLVARPGSDVSTISAFIDKTHETRERRLDLKLTAISIGRSLIDAGLIEVRGSELVATQDLGPQFALNQPLAPFVLAALELLDENDDTYALDVVSIVEATTPVPFQILKGQLDRIKGETLAELKAEGVEYAERMAILDEIESPAPLAELLDPAFDHFVETHPWLHRGGFEPKSVVRDMLEQAMGFTQFVGYYSLARAEGSLLRYLTDVYRALLHNVPAENRTEELETIIEWLGETIARTDSSLLDEWRTLQGLDPTEHADDLPALDRRFSENTKVFTAEIRNALFHRVLLAERANYTELGRLDAESGFDSRAWEDAIEDFYDEYGELHVDQKARGREYIDITPGSHTWNVRQVLADPDDNRDWAIDAEVDVAASDESGDIVLRILSVGEIGR
- a CDS encoding YciI family protein, producing MPVFAVTYHYGPDTDTRMEHRPAHRQWQAEMNEAGTILASGPLDDDPQPGGLLILSAADHAEVEGHLAADPYASLGVIEKTDIREWTPVFGPFAQG
- the coaE gene encoding dephospho-CoA kinase; translated protein: MLRIGLTGGIGAGKSTVSAMLVEHGAVLVDADKIAREVVEPGQPLLERLAEVFGSQVLHTDGSLDRAALASAAFVDSEHTAQLNGLMHPAIRDRTAEHFAEHSDTEIVVHDVPLLVENSMTPAYHLNLLVDVPAEVRLQRLMDSRGMDRDDAAARISRQADDETRRAACDVIIDNSGEVEETKAAVARLIELRIRPFAANLAAGQRAPKAALELIDPADADWAGDAQRVLAKLRHGTGDEFAIEHIGSTSVPGLPAKDVIDLQLLVPDLTAARELVPRLAELGYPGAELSDHLGEGGTEPKWFHANTDPGRAVNLHVRTTDSVGARFARTFRDLLTEDTGERDRYLQVKRELMAEAETAGGTNAESIRKYAESKEPYFLEMRRRLVPDSFD
- the rpsA gene encoding 30S ribosomal protein S1, encoding MTTTTPESVQPKQVAVNDIGTAEDFLAAVDETIKYFNDGDIVEGEVVKVDRDEVLVDIGYKTEGVILARELSIKHDVDPGEVVEVGDEIEALVLQKEDKEGRLMLSKKRAQYERAWGDIEKIKEDDGVVTGTVIEVVKGGLIVDIGLRGFLPASLVEMRRVRDLAPYIGQQVEAKIIELDKNRNNVVLSRRAWLEQTQSAVRHDFLQTLQKGQVRPGVVSSIVNFGAFVDLGGVDGLVHVSELSWKHIDHPGEVVTVGDEVTVEVLDVDMDRERVSLSLKATQEDPWQHFARTHVIGQIVPGKVTKLVPFGAFVRVEDGIEGLVHISELAVRHVDLPEQVVSVDETIYVKVIDIDLERRRISLSLKQANEGVDPEAEEFLDPALYGMPQEYDEDGNYKYPEGFDPETNEWVEGYEAQRETWEQQYAAAQERWEEHKKQVAKAIAADAEASAADAVGSADAAPATGSFSSEEASDEGTLASDEALAALREKLAGS